The Oncorhynchus nerka isolate Pitt River linkage group LG13, Oner_Uvic_2.0, whole genome shotgun sequence sequence CGGCTACACTCGGCTCCTCTGTTTCGTAACCCTCAACCGAACATACACGTGGTATTTTGGTATGAAGGACGCAGAAGCTTCACATAACTGGCTCGAATAGTCCTTCTATAACAGGCAAAACAGTTTACACAACGACAATCAGTGGAAGCATGAGAAACATGCAGTGATATCGTTTTCACACAAGTTATCTTATGATTGAAGAATGCATATCGCCGATTTTGCGGCAGGATCCATAGGAGGTACGTAACCTATTGCGATCTCGAGGCTGTATAGCGTTATTTAAAAACAACGTCGCCTAATATGAATGTCGGTTGTCCGAGCCCTGAATAACAAGCTCATGGAAAATATCATTCATAGGAATTATGTGTGCGTCGTCAATAATATTTGGAGGTTCGTTCGTTATAGAAGTTTGTGACCCCACTCCTTTTGGGGGCTTTTGAGGTTATACCGTAACAGCCTAGACCTCTGCGTATATAGAGAGTCTATATATATAATAGTCTATATAATTGTACAGGAGAATGTTACCTGGAAACCCGATTTAGAATTGCATTGAAATCTCTGTCGGGCAGAAATCTGCGACCTTTCACGACCTCAATATCCCAGAATGTTGAATACAATTATATTTGAAGGCACTTTACCTTTTGTCCATGTTCATGCTGTTGGTTCTTTTGGCGGTAGGGATGTAAGACAATATGTACACATAGAAGTATAATTACATACACTTTTCAAAGCAGTGGTAGTGCCTTCAGATTTATATGACCTGAAGCATGCGCACAATATGAAAATACATGTATACAATGAGATGCATGCATACTTGCATACTTGCGCGTGATTACATTGTTCTGTGCATGGTGATAGAAATCTGAACACACTACCAGCGCTTTCAAAAGTTGATGTAATTATACTTTCCTGCGCATATATTGTCTTACATTCCTACCGCCAAAAGAACGAACTGCATAGACAACAAAttgtattcaacattctggcaTGTAGAGTTCGTGAGAGGAACATTGCCTGATTCAAACCCAGTTTTTTTGTCCAACATTGAATTCAATACAGTTCAATTCAGGAATGTCCAGAAGGCCTCAAAACCCAAATCCTAATCCTTTTCTAAACATAGTAACATCTTTGGCAGTCTATCCTCCTTGATTAACCAGGCCACCTCATGCACCTACTGTATGTTACTTTGtgtcaaatacattttttacagtaTTACAAAGTATCCATTTAATGTTGTGTGGCAGTCAAAATTGATATGCCATCACAATGTTAGGATGATGTAAACAAGGACCAGCATGGCAGACTGATATGTACTCTCATACATGTATCTAGTCGTATTAGCAACTCCTTCATTTACATTTGGTGATAGAAATGTGGTCATGTTACCACAGTAAGACCTGGAGTTTGCTTAATTAAGATGGTTAGCTAACACAGATGTCATCATTCACCAATCAAGCTAGCTATAATAACATTGTAATAACAACGTCACCTAGTCTGCTATGTGTGTGGTCTTTATCATTTCCATTCCTCTGTCTAAACACAGGGGCATGTGGTGTTGCTGTGGGATATCCGCTTGATACAGTAAAGGTAAGTgttttgatgttaatgtgttttaTTGAAGTTGAGAAAAaccataccagtcaaaagtttggacacacctactcattcaagggtttttctttatttgtactattttctacattgtagaataatagtgaagacatcaaaactatgaaattacacatggagaatcatgtagtaaccaaaaagtgttaaacaaatcaaaatatattttagattcttcaaagtacccaccctttgccttgatgacagctttgcacactcttggtattctctcaaccagctttctgaagaatgattttccaacattcttgaaagagttcccacatatgctgagcacttgttggctacttttccttcagtcagaccaaaggacagatttccacctgtcttatgtccattgctcgtgtttcttggcccaagcaagtctcttcttattattggtgtccttcagtagtggtttctttgcagcaattggaccatgaaggcctgattcacgcagtctactctgaacagttgatgttgagatgtgtctgtttacttgaactctgtgaagcatttatttgggctgcaatccgaggtgcagttaactctattgaacgtatcctctgcatcagaggtaactctgggtcttcctttcctgtgatggtcctcatgagagctagtttcatcaaagcgcttgatggtttttgctactgcacttgaagaaacttgagaagttcttgaaatgttatttattgactgaccttcatgtcttaaggtaatgatgggctgtcgtttcactttgcttatttcagctgttcttgccataatatgtacttgaTCTTTTTACCAAATTGGGTCTATTATCTGTAATTGAAATGTtaattgttaattgaaatgcattccaggtgactaccatgAACCTgattgagagaatggcaagagtctgcaaagctgtcatcaaggcaaagggtggctactttgaagaatctcaaatataaaatatattttgatttgtttaacacttttttggttactacgtgattccatatgtgttatttaatagttttgatgtcttcactattattctaaattgtagaaaatagtaaaaattaagaaaaacccttgaatttgtaggtgtgtccaaacttttgactgatactgtacataCCTAAAGATGTTGTCATGAGCCTTATTCTGGTGATGACATAACTCCTGCTAGGCTGAACTCTTCCTGACGTTGACAGGTGAGGATACAAACTCAGAAGCAGTTCACTGGAATTTGGCATTGCTTCATAACAACGTTATCTAAAGAAGGGGTGAGTGTCAAGCCTTTCCGCCATCAAGCAGTCCTAATCAGTTGGTTCATCAGTCACCTTATCTTAATGTCTAAACTGAGAAGCACACTgacccaccctcctctctctcctctctcctgtacctcCAGGTCCATGGCTTCTTCAAGGGGATGTCCCTACCTGTTACCACGGTTTCCATGACTTCCTCTGTGGTGTTTGGGATGTACAGGAACTGCCGTCAGTGTCTCAGTCAGCTGAGGGGAGGACCAGGAACCCCAAACACCAAACCAGAAATCTTCCTCTCCGGCCTGGCCGGGGGTGTGGCTACGGTGAGGAGTTTTATTTCTGAGGATATATattcttttgttgttgttttccagAATGAACTTTCACAGGATTTGTGATTGTATGACCAATGTATTTACTTTCTAAGGGAGGACAATGTCATGTTATCCAGACTTGGACCTTattgttcaccctgctaccatctagaaggcggcgacagcacaggtgcatcaaagcagggaccgagagactgaaaaacagcttctatctctagGCCAACAGACTGTTAAATTGTCACCACTAGCTGGCCTCCGCCCAGTATCCTGCCTTGAACATAGTCACTTTTACTAGCCGGCTAcgacccggtactctaccctgcactttagagactactgccctatgtacatagtcattgaacactggtcactttaataatgtttacatacggtTCTATCCACTTCAAATGTATactctgtattctagtcaaggctcatcatatacatatttatttatattctggactctgacattgcttgttCTGATATTCCTTAATTTATTTCTCAATTTCTTGAGGGAATTGTGTGTAATGTTTTGtactgttaggtattactgcactgttggagctagaaacaataGCATTTTTTTGCACCTGCGATAATATCTGCAAAATATGTATACTCAACCAATAACAGTTTATTTGATTTATTGACATTATTTGGTTTTAAAATATGGTAGTCCTGTTACAGTGTAATTAGTGAGTAACTGCCAACCTGTATGTGAATTCACTGACTGTCCCGTTTCCTTATTCTGGTCTCTCAGGTGACAGTGATGTCACCAGGCGACATAGTGAAAGTCAGGCTGCAGTGTCAGACAGAGTCCATGCGAGCCAGAAAAGGGGCCAACTTGCCCAAACCCAAGTACCGCGGCCCCGTCCACTGTCTCCTGACCATCGTCAGAGAGGAGGGGGTACTGGGGCTCTACAGGGGAGCTCTGCCTCTCATGCTGAGAGACGGACCGTCCTACGCCACCTACTTCCTGACTTACAGCACACTCTGTGAGTGGTTCACCCCGACTGGAAAGAAGGGACCAGGTGGGTGAGATTCTATTTGGTCCATAGCTTACCTTTTGACCCTCCAGCTGGTTTTCTATTGGTCCAAAGCGTGGGCTTCTGTCCTCAACAGGATACAACGTTGGCCTCTTATGAATGTGTTCTACtctacaaatggttaaagtaattATTGTTGTAGTTCATAGATAGAGCATTTAACCCTAATCCCTATCTCTTGCCATTCTCAGAGTGGACAGGGGTGATGCTGGCTGGCGGGGTGGCTGGTATGACCGGCTGGACAGTGGGTACGCCCATGGACGTGATTAAGGCTCGCCTCCAGATGGACGGAGCCAGGGATATCAAGAGATACAAGGGCTTTGTCCACTGCATCAcagagacagtcaggatggagggGTCAGGGGTGTTCTTTAGGAGCTTGGGTATCAACTGTCTACGTGCCTTCCCTGTCAACATGGTGGTGTTCGCTACCTATGAACTCCTGGTCGGCTTCCTCAGAACACAGCCTGATGCTATAGAACCCCCCAAACTAGAGTTTGAGTAGACACTGAGTGATTAACCGAAATGTTGGTTATATGTTggttattttttgttttttaaacaactaattgaccaatTAGTTCAATTATTTTAAttccatttcatttttttttctgtTAGCTCAATGCGCACATCGCACAGTTTCTCTGGAGATAAATCCGATCCCGCCTGAACTGTGCAATGTACAGTAGTAGGGAGTTGAAATCTCCAATAGGTTAGAGCATAAAACGCTGTAATTAACTGCAATGACCTAAATCCATTGCGCAGATGACTTGAAATTAAATAATACATTTATTCAAATAAAACGAATGTAATATatacaacaactgaaatattttattaaagtaatgtgaataaattatggttaataagtgataggCAGTAATGGgaagtcactaccatcatgggacttttattaattgttttattctgttacagtattcaacccacataatgcatagtgcatttaatgtataaaaaataatcaAAATTGAAAACTGTAATTATTTTGTAATAATCTAACGGGAAccgaaccgacctcaaaaagcatAAATCGCTCGGCACTAGACACTGGACTTGTTAGACAAATGTACCTCTCTCTCATGATtgtactcctcctctctcttgattgcactctctcacactcccGGTTCGTCTCTCTGACCGTCTGTCTGACCTGTCtgactgtgtttttctctctctctctctctctctctctactctctattctctactctctctctctctactctctctttctcttctctccctctctctctctctctctctctcttctctctactctactctctcttctctctctctctactctctctgtctctctctctactctctctctctctcgggtcaGTAGAGGGGTTagatcagtggtcaccaaccggtcaatCGTGATCGACTGATCGATCCCCAAGGCATCTCTAGCCGATCTCCAAATATTTCTGTAAAAAACCCAACTCTAAAGCATTGCGTTCCTATTTTTTTGTATTCCTCTTGTGCAGTTGGCTGTAGGCGCACCCGATTCAGCTATCCTGCGCGCCGGGAAGCCAAAGTGTTCAGATTTTGAAccgtttcatgtgt is a genomic window containing:
- the slc25a47a gene encoding solute carrier family 25 member 47-A; amino-acid sequence: MHIADFAAGSIGGACGVAVGYPLDTVKVRIQTQKQFTGIWHCFITTLSKEGVHGFFKGMSLPVTTVSMTSSVVFGMYRNCRQCLSQLRGGPGTPNTKPEIFLSGLAGGVATVTVMSPGDIVKVRLQCQTESMRARKGANLPKPKYRGPVHCLLTIVREEGVLGLYRGALPLMLRDGPSYATYFLTYSTLCEWFTPTGKKGPEWTGVMLAGGVAGMTGWTVGTPMDVIKARLQMDGARDIKRYKGFVHCITETVRMEGSGVFFRSLGINCLRAFPVNMVVFATYELLVGFLRTQPDAIEPPKLEFE